CCGTTTCGGGAGTCCCAACCAACGATGAATCAGTAATACCGTGCCGACCGTAGAGCCAGCCGTCCGGTCCCCAGGTCAGTCCGCTGACAATATTGTGACGGACAGTTTTATAGTTCCAGCCTTCGAGTAGCACCTGCGGTTCACCATCGGGCACGTCATCGTGATTTTTATCTTCTATGTAAAGCAATTCACCACGGCACAAAGCCCAGGCGCCGTTAGATCCGACTGATACGCTGGTCAACGGCCCCTGTCCCTGCCAGAACACCTTCCGCTGATCCATCTGGCCATCACCGTCAGTATCTTCCAGAATGACAATTCGATCCTGATATTGATCCTGATAGACCCCATGGGCTTCATAGGTGAAACACTCCGCCACCCAGAGACGCCCCCGGTCATCGATGGCAAAGCCGATAGGCTGATGCACATCAGGTTCACTGGCAAACAGATCTACTTTAAAACCTTCAGGGACAGTCATATTTTTGACTGTCTGTTCGGCAGAAGTCGCCTGATCCTTGGGATCCTGAGTATTTTCTATTTTGAAGTCATCAGCTTTGAGCAGAGACTGAGAGCCCAGGAGCAGGGCAGAGACCAGGAAAATGAAACAATGGGGGCGTAGATCGAATAAGCGCATCGATAATCCTTATTAACTTCATGTCAGTGAGCATAGACAGTTAAAAATATGATTATCAATGCTATAGCAGGCTGGAAGCAAGAGCAATCAAATCGGGTTTCAGATCCCCGATTCTGTCAGAAAATCAGACTCGCGAATTTTCGCTTGTTTCAAACATCTCGCGAAATTTACCGAGCACCTTTGTAACCGCGGAAGAGAGGGGGCCATTCAGCATGGCACCAGAAGCCTGACGATGCCCACCACCGCCGAAGGATTCGGCAATCTTTGAGACATCCCAGTCAGTGCGACAGCGAAAACTGACTTTTACCTGTCGACTCCGTTGCTCCACTGCAATGAATGCTGCCTGCGTCCCGGCTAAGGTCAGACAGTAGTTAACCAGCCCTTCAGTGTCCACGGGAGTCGTCCCTGTGGCACTGAAATCTTCGCAGGTCACTACGGTGTAGGCCAGCAGTCCGTCAAAATCAGACTGGACTTTTCCCAGCACACGGCCCATCAGTTTTAATTGAGGCAGGTTGTTTTGTTCGTACAGATTTTCATAGATCCGATGCGGTTCTGCACCGGCCCGGATCAGTTCGCTGATAATCTGCATTGTGTAGGCAGTTGTGGAAGGGAATCTGAACCAGCCTGTGTCTGTGGCGATTGCAGCATAGAGAAATGTGGCGATTTCCGGGGTCAATTTACAGTTCAATGCCTGCCCCAGATCAAAAATCAGACAGCCGGTCGCGGGAGAGGTCACATCTTTGAACTCATCTGCCCCCAGAGAATCAGAGCTGACGTGATGGTCAATGATGACTTTTCGGGACTTTGTTTTACGATAAAAGTTCGCCAGTCCCGGTAATTGTGACCAGGCACTTGTATCCAGAATAATATGGATCTCTGCCCACTCGAAATCTTCGGTGGCGACCCCATCGCCGACATGGCGAATTTCATGATCTCCCACCAGAAAATCCATCCCCTTCGGTTGAACCGAAGGATTGATGATACGAACCTCTTTTCCTAATTGCCTGAGGAAACCGGCAAGGGCCAGTTCTGAGCCGAGTGCATCCGCATCAGGACGAACATGACACGAGAGGAGCACTTTCTGATGCGCACCGATCAGTTCACAGAGGGGGCTCCAGTCAATCTTGCTCATTCATGATTCCTGATCTAGTTGTTTGTTCCTGCTAATTACCTGAACTGACACCAGCTCAGCATCTGAACATCATAGAAGATTATTCCAGGCCCTTCCATTCAGTGGCCTGCTTTTTTGCTGATTCAACATCAATCGACAATTGTGTTTTGAGCGCCTCAACATCAGCAAAAGTTTGGACGTCTCTCAGTTTGTGTAGAAATTCTACTCGCAACCCCTGATCGTAAATCTCTCCTGTAAAACCAATCAAATGGACTTCGACTTTCGCGTCCTGGTTTTGAAAAGTTGGATTGCCTCCCAGATTGATTGCAGCGGGGAAACGTTTTCC
This genomic stretch from Gimesia sp. harbors:
- a CDS encoding bifunctional oligoribonuclease/PAP phosphatase NrnA encodes the protein MSKIDWSPLCELIGAHQKVLLSCHVRPDADALGSELALAGFLRQLGKEVRIINPSVQPKGMDFLVGDHEIRHVGDGVATEDFEWAEIHIILDTSAWSQLPGLANFYRKTKSRKVIIDHHVSSDSLGADEFKDVTSPATGCLIFDLGQALNCKLTPEIATFLYAAIATDTGWFRFPSTTAYTMQIISELIRAGAEPHRIYENLYEQNNLPQLKLMGRVLGKVQSDFDGLLAYTVVTCEDFSATGTTPVDTEGLVNYCLTLAGTQAAFIAVEQRSRQVKVSFRCRTDWDVSKIAESFGGGGHRQASGAMLNGPLSSAVTKVLGKFREMFETSENSRV